From the genome of Gracilibacillus salitolerans, one region includes:
- a CDS encoding YehS family protein, whose translation MTNKDILIRLRYALDIKDKDMIEIFKLGGIEVTKEEVQKMLTKPKDVYDDDVEGDSDPADDEESINVNNLNLELFLNGLIIFKRGKQEPKPGQPERPPLSNEPANNILLKKLKIALTLTSEDIIEILEEVGVTITKSELGALLRKKGHKHFKECGDRYARNFLKGLTVRYRG comes from the coding sequence ATGACTAATAAAGATATATTAATTAGACTAAGATACGCATTAGATATTAAAGATAAAGATATGATAGAGATTTTTAAACTTGGTGGCATTGAAGTGACAAAAGAAGAAGTGCAGAAAATGCTCACAAAACCAAAAGACGTTTACGATGATGATGTGGAAGGTGATTCTGATCCAGCAGATGATGAAGAGAGTATAAATGTCAATAATTTGAATTTAGAGTTATTTTTAAACGGCTTAATCATTTTTAAAAGAGGAAAACAAGAGCCAAAACCGGGTCAACCAGAAAGACCACCACTGTCCAATGAACCTGCTAATAACATTCTTCTAAAGAAATTAAAAATAGCACTAACATTAACAAGTGAGGATATTATTGAAATATTAGAAGAGGTAGGCGTCACTATTACCAAAAGTGAATTAGGAGCCTTATTGAGGAAAAAGGGGCATAAGCATTTCAAAGAATGCGGAGATAGATATGCACGGAATTTTTTGAAGGGATTAACTGTTAGGTATAGGGGATGA
- a CDS encoding DUF1611 domain-containing protein, which produces MKETAIVYCDNYFGTMDGKTANGLVRNSRKFDIVGVIDSTKVGIDAGECLVGEKNGIPIFKSLIHALENLQSVPDQFIYGIAPSEAFLKIDERNLLFRAMELGMNIVNPLHEFFTDDEEFIKLAKQFDVTILDVRKPVQKKDMHLFSGRVLHIETPVVAVLGTDSAIGKRTTSVLLEDALLERGLNVAFIATGQTGLIQGAKYGVAIDAIPSQFMTGEIENQIMKAYENDNPDIIIVEGQGALSHPAYISSCGIIRGARPGAVIIQHAPKRSHLGDFSYIEMPTVKSEIDLIENFSKAEVIAVTINHENMSNEELMATISEYEEDLKLPTTDALKLGCDKLIKSIFDAYPELIGKQKKVLFN; this is translated from the coding sequence ATGAAAGAAACAGCAATAGTATATTGTGATAATTATTTTGGAACAATGGATGGAAAGACAGCTAATGGACTGGTTAGAAACTCAAGAAAATTTGATATCGTCGGAGTAATCGACAGTACAAAAGTTGGAATAGATGCGGGTGAATGCCTTGTAGGAGAGAAAAATGGAATTCCTATATTCAAGAGCCTTATTCATGCACTTGAAAACTTACAGAGTGTCCCTGATCAATTCATTTACGGAATAGCTCCATCTGAGGCATTTTTGAAAATAGATGAGAGAAATCTCCTTTTTAGAGCAATGGAACTAGGAATGAATATAGTTAATCCTCTTCATGAATTTTTTACAGATGATGAGGAATTTATAAAGCTGGCTAAACAGTTTGATGTTACGATCCTTGACGTGAGAAAGCCTGTGCAAAAAAAAGATATGCATCTTTTTTCTGGACGGGTATTACACATCGAGACACCAGTAGTAGCCGTACTGGGTACGGATAGCGCAATAGGTAAGCGAACAACTTCGGTGCTACTCGAAGATGCCTTGCTTGAAAGGGGCCTAAATGTTGCTTTTATTGCTACTGGACAAACAGGGCTAATACAAGGCGCGAAATACGGTGTTGCTATTGATGCCATTCCTTCTCAGTTTATGACAGGTGAAATTGAAAACCAAATCATGAAAGCTTATGAAAACGATAATCCTGATATTATTATCGTAGAAGGCCAAGGGGCATTAAGTCATCCTGCATATATAAGTTCGTGTGGAATTATAAGAGGAGCGAGACCTGGGGCGGTTATCATTCAACACGCACCTAAACGATCACACTTAGGTGATTTCAGTTATATAGAAATGCCAACGGTAAAAAGTGAGATCGATCTCATTGAAAACTTTTCAAAAGCAGAAGTGATCGCGGTGACTATCAACCATGAAAACATGTCTAATGAAGAACTTATGGCAACCATTTCAGAATATGAGGAGGATCTTAAACTTCCAACGACTGATGCTCTTAAATTAGGTTGTGACAAACTGATCAAAAGTATTTTTGATGCTTACCCAGAATTGATTGGCAAACAGAAAAAAGTATTGTTTAATTGA
- a CDS encoding alanine/ornithine racemase family PLP-dependent enzyme, whose protein sequence is MNQSILPRVEINLAKIAHNTAKLVEIYASENIELMGVTKTVCGSPEIAKTILGQGIHMLADSKLVNLKRMRDAGIKANFVLLRIPALSEIDSVIKNADISINTELSVIKKLSEAALRNNTVHKIILMIEMGDLREGIMPENLENFIQEILVLKGIEIVGIAVNFACFGGVKPNEQKMNDLSKLASDVEEKFSLPLSYISGGNSANYNWFMTAGSVGKVNNLRLGESIYLGRETLNRRAIPDLYTDAFTFVTEIIESKTKPSIPYGEIGQNAFGDFQQFEDRGQMSRVILGVGSQDVLVAGLIPTLDIEILGSSSDHTVIDAKKINLLVGDEVTFNLNYGALLSIMTSPYVYKKYSKTI, encoded by the coding sequence TTGAACCAGTCTATTTTACCGCGTGTAGAAATTAACCTTGCCAAAATTGCACATAATACAGCGAAGCTAGTTGAAATATACGCCTCTGAAAATATCGAACTAATGGGCGTTACAAAAACGGTATGTGGTTCTCCAGAAATAGCAAAAACAATATTGGGGCAAGGTATTCACATGCTCGCAGATTCCAAATTGGTAAATTTAAAAAGAATGCGTGATGCAGGAATTAAGGCAAATTTTGTATTATTAAGAATACCTGCTTTAAGTGAAATTGACTCGGTTATAAAAAATGCAGATATTAGCATTAACACCGAACTATCTGTTATTAAAAAATTATCTGAAGCAGCTTTACGAAATAACACCGTGCATAAAATTATTCTAATGATCGAAATGGGAGATTTAAGAGAAGGGATAATGCCCGAAAATCTTGAGAATTTTATTCAAGAGATCTTAGTGCTTAAAGGGATTGAAATTGTTGGCATTGCTGTAAACTTTGCGTGCTTTGGAGGAGTAAAACCAAACGAACAAAAGATGAACGATTTATCTAAACTGGCTAGCGATGTTGAAGAGAAATTTTCTCTTCCACTTTCATATATATCAGGTGGAAACTCGGCCAATTATAATTGGTTTATGACAGCTGGTAGTGTTGGAAAGGTTAATAACTTAAGGTTGGGTGAATCTATTTATTTAGGACGTGAAACTTTAAACCGAAGAGCAATTCCAGATTTATATACTGACGCGTTTACTTTCGTTACAGAAATTATTGAATCGAAAACAAAACCATCTATACCTTACGGAGAAATAGGTCAGAATGCTTTTGGGGACTTTCAGCAATTTGAAGATCGTGGACAAATGAGTAGAGTTATTCTTGGAGTAGGAAGCCAAGATGTACTGGTGGCTGGACTAATACCCACGTTGGATATTGAAATACTTGGTTCCAGTAGCGATCATACAGTCATCGATGCAAAAAAAATTAACTTATTGGTAGGAGATGAAGTAACTTTCAATCTTAACTATGGTGCACTTCTTTCTATAATGACATCCCCATATGTTTATAAAAAATACAGCAAAACCATTTAG
- a CDS encoding GNAT family N-acetyltransferase encodes MNLTIKNMDENQARKILSWIYEKPYDFYNNEVTDEEIKERLDGSYKAITEDNGDLFGFLCTGKTARIPVGYKHGVYNDKCVDIGLGMSPDYTGKGYGYNFCTFIINYIRENYRGIPIRLSVATFNKRAIHLYQKLGFVKKDKFTTDFAEFITMINEN; translated from the coding sequence ATGAATTTAACCATTAAAAATATGGACGAGAATCAAGCTAGAAAGATACTAAGCTGGATATATGAAAAACCGTATGATTTTTATAATAATGAAGTTACTGACGAAGAGATAAAAGAACGACTCGATGGTTCTTATAAAGCTATAACTGAAGATAATGGTGATTTGTTTGGTTTTTTATGTACAGGTAAAACAGCTCGAATACCAGTTGGGTACAAACATGGGGTCTATAATGATAAGTGTGTAGATATAGGTCTTGGTATGTCCCCTGATTATACAGGGAAAGGTTACGGGTATAATTTTTGTACATTTATAATTAACTACATAAGAGAAAATTACAGGGGAATCCCTATAAGGTTATCAGTTGCAACCTTCAATAAAAGAGCTATTCATTTATATCAAAAACTAGGGTTTGTAAAGAAAGACAAGTTCACAACTGATTTTGCAGAGTTCATTACAATGATTAATGAAAATTAA
- a CDS encoding tRNA dihydrouridine synthase: MIDNFWRELPRPFFILAPMEDVTDVVFRHVVSEAARPDVFFTEFANTESYCHPEGNQSVRGRLTFTEDEQPMVAHIWGDKPEYFRQMSIGMAKEGFKGVDINMGCPAPNVTKSGKGCGLIRRPEVAADLIQAAKAGGLPVSVKTRLGYTYVEEWRDWLTHILKQDIVNLSIHLRTKKEMSKVDAHWELIPEIKKLRDQVAPDTLLTINGDIPDRQTGLKLAHQYGVDGVMIGRGIFHNPFAFEKQPKDPSSKELLDLLRLHLDLFDKYSKLEPRLFKPLRRFFKIYVRGFRGASELRNQLMNTESTDEVRKLLDTFDRENLDGAGKQ, translated from the coding sequence ATGATAGATAATTTTTGGCGTGAATTACCACGACCGTTTTTTATATTGGCACCAATGGAAGATGTAACGGATGTTGTTTTTCGTCATGTAGTGAGTGAAGCAGCAAGACCTGATGTGTTTTTTACCGAGTTTGCAAATACGGAGAGTTATTGTCACCCAGAGGGGAACCAAAGTGTGCGTGGACGTTTAACTTTTACAGAGGATGAACAACCAATGGTAGCCCATATATGGGGGGACAAGCCTGAATACTTTAGGCAAATGAGTATTGGTATGGCGAAAGAAGGGTTTAAGGGTGTCGATATCAATATGGGTTGTCCAGCTCCTAATGTCACAAAGAGTGGAAAGGGATGCGGCCTGATCCGTCGTCCAGAAGTTGCAGCAGATCTAATACAAGCAGCAAAAGCAGGAGGATTGCCTGTAAGTGTGAAGACAAGGCTTGGTTATACTTATGTAGAGGAATGGCGTGACTGGTTAACACACATATTGAAACAAGACATTGTAAATCTTTCTATTCATCTACGTACCAAAAAGGAAATGAGTAAAGTAGATGCTCATTGGGAATTAATTCCGGAGATAAAGAAACTTCGTGACCAGGTGGCACCAGATACACTTTTGACGATCAATGGGGATATCCCTGACCGTCAAACCGGCTTGAAGCTCGCTCACCAATACGGTGTTGATGGGGTGATGATTGGGCGTGGTATTTTTCATAATCCATTTGCCTTTGAAAAGCAGCCAAAAGATCCTAGTAGTAAAGAATTGCTCGATCTTTTGAGATTACATCTGGATCTTTTTGATAAATATTCAAAATTAGAACCACGTCTGTTCAAACCTCTTCGTCGCTTTTTTAAGATATATGTTCGCGGATTTAGAGGGGCGAGTGAATTAAGAAATCAATTGATGAACACAGAGTCAACAGATGAAGTGCGTAAATTGCTCGATACGTTTGATAGAGAGAATCTGGATGGGGCGGGGAAACAGTAG
- the cudC gene encoding choline uptake/conversion transcriptional regulator CudC, which translates to MLEDAERLVINSIAETMDLYGVTPSIGRLYATMYFKHDPLTLDDMKNDLGMSKPSMSTAVRKLQDINIVKKVWKKGSRKDLFMAEKNFFQYFSHFFGDKWEREAKLNLSSINDAIEKLQQVLDEEEIDEEIKQRAEQDLQQLKEYRSYCHWLERLVHSVESGEIFEFLPIEDTKSDDHNHHKS; encoded by the coding sequence ATGCTTGAAGATGCTGAACGCTTAGTCATTAACTCTATTGCCGAAACAATGGATCTATACGGTGTCACGCCATCCATCGGAAGATTATACGCAACTATGTATTTCAAGCATGATCCTTTGACTCTTGATGATATGAAAAACGATCTTGGAATGAGTAAACCGAGCATGAGCACCGCAGTCCGAAAGTTACAAGATATCAATATTGTAAAGAAAGTCTGGAAAAAAGGTTCTCGTAAGGATTTATTTATGGCCGAGAAAAATTTTTTCCAATACTTCTCCCATTTCTTTGGGGATAAATGGGAAAGGGAAGCTAAATTAAATCTTTCGTCCATCAATGATGCTATAGAGAAACTGCAACAAGTACTAGATGAAGAGGAAATCGATGAGGAAATAAAACAACGTGCTGAACAAGATTTACAGCAACTCAAGGAATATAGGAGCTATTGCCACTGGTTGGAGAGACTTGTCCATTCCGTTGAATCTGGTGAGATTTTTGAATTCTTACCAATTGAAGATACGAAATCAGATGATCACAATCACCATAAATCGTAA
- the betB gene encoding betaine-aldehyde dehydrogenase, with product MKKMFINGEWTESCSGESRSIINPFNQEIIATVAEGNAEDAKLAISAAREAFDHGDWRHTPTNDRGKKVLQIAELIERDKEELAELESLDTGKTIEESRADMADIAEVFRYFAGLADKDGGEIIDSPIPNSQSKVVREPVGVCGQITPWNYPLLQAAWKIAPALAAGNTIVMKPSEITPLTTIKVTELMEEVGFPNGVVNLVLGKGAAVGNELAESHDVDLISFTGGIETGKKIMQTASGNVKKIALELGGKNPNIVFADADFDTALDQALNAVFFHAGQVCSAGARLLVEDSIHDRFVEALAERAKRIKLGNGFNEETQSGPLISEEHRAKVEKYVEIGKQEGAKVLVGGSRPEDPELQNGFFYLPTILTDCHSDMRIVQEEVFGPVLTVERFKDEEEAVRLANDTIYGLAGAVWTTDVDKAERVASALRMGTVWINDFHPYFAQAPWGGYKQSGIGRELGKIGLEEYTETKHVYRNLNPEPLHWFK from the coding sequence ATGAAAAAAATGTTCATCAACGGGGAATGGACTGAGTCTTGCTCAGGAGAGAGCAGAAGTATCATCAACCCGTTCAATCAGGAAATTATTGCAACAGTCGCTGAGGGGAACGCAGAAGATGCGAAACTAGCAATCTCTGCAGCACGAGAAGCCTTTGATCATGGGGATTGGAGACATACCCCTACTAATGATCGAGGTAAAAAAGTACTCCAAATCGCTGAATTAATTGAAAGAGATAAAGAAGAACTAGCGGAGCTAGAATCTCTTGATACTGGCAAAACGATTGAAGAAAGCCGTGCAGATATGGCTGATATCGCCGAGGTTTTTCGTTATTTTGCTGGTTTAGCTGATAAAGACGGTGGAGAAATAATTGATTCACCGATTCCGAATAGCCAAAGTAAAGTTGTTCGTGAACCGGTCGGAGTTTGCGGTCAAATCACACCATGGAATTACCCACTTTTACAAGCAGCTTGGAAAATTGCTCCTGCGCTTGCTGCGGGAAATACGATTGTGATGAAACCAAGTGAGATCACGCCGTTAACGACGATTAAAGTGACAGAATTAATGGAAGAAGTCGGTTTTCCAAATGGTGTAGTTAACCTTGTTCTCGGTAAAGGTGCAGCAGTTGGTAACGAGCTAGCAGAAAGCCATGACGTTGACCTTATATCTTTTACAGGTGGTATTGAGACAGGTAAGAAGATTATGCAGACGGCAAGCGGCAATGTGAAGAAGATTGCACTCGAACTTGGAGGGAAAAATCCAAACATTGTATTTGCGGATGCTGATTTTGATACCGCACTTGATCAAGCCTTGAATGCTGTTTTCTTTCATGCTGGTCAGGTTTGTTCTGCTGGGGCTAGATTACTTGTTGAAGATTCCATTCATGACCGTTTTGTCGAGGCACTTGCTGAAAGAGCTAAGCGAATTAAATTAGGCAATGGATTTAATGAAGAAACGCAGTCTGGTCCATTAATTTCAGAAGAGCATCGAGCAAAAGTTGAAAAATACGTAGAAATCGGAAAACAAGAAGGAGCTAAAGTCTTGGTTGGCGGCTCTCGTCCTGAAGATCCCGAACTGCAAAACGGCTTCTTCTACTTGCCTACTATTCTAACCGACTGTCATTCTGATATGCGCATCGTACAGGAGGAGGTATTCGGTCCTGTTTTAACGGTTGAACGCTTTAAAGATGAAGAAGAGGCAGTGCGTCTAGCTAATGATACGATCTATGGCCTTGCTGGTGCAGTATGGACTACTGACGTTGATAAGGCGGAACGTGTTGCATCTGCATTACGAATGGGAACAGTTTGGATCAACGACTTCCACCCATATTTTGCACAGGCACCATGGGGTGGATATAAACAATCTGGAATTGGACGTGAGTTAGGCAAAATTGGATTGGAAGAATATACAGAAACGAAACATGTTTACCGTAATCTCAATCCAGAGCCACTTCACTGGTTTAAATAA
- the betA gene encoding choline dehydrogenase, whose protein sequence is MSERFDYVIIGGGSAGSVLGNRLSEDGTKSVLILEAGRSDYPWDLLIQMPAALPFPSGKTLYDWKYESDPEPYMGGRRIKHARGKVLGGSSSINGMIYQRGNPKDYERWGADPGMETWDFAHCLPYFKRLENALAADPDDELRGHDGPIKLERGPAKNPLFQAFFDAAVQAGYNRTPDVNGYRQEGFGPFDKHVYKGRRMSASRAYLHPYKHRKNLTIRTRAFVTNIDINGDRAEGVTYRRNGKMHQVKAGEVILAGGAINTPQLLQLSGVGDAEHLRSVGVKPKIDLPGVGENLQDHLEVYIQHACPQPVSEQPNLKKWRMPWIGLQWIFGRKGPAATNHFEGGGFVRSNDDVDYPNLMFHFLPVAVRYDGQKAETDHGFQVHVGPMYSDARGSLKIRSNDPKEHPSMVYNYLSTEQDRREWVEAIRVSREIISQQAMAPYNSGEISPGPSVQTDEDILDWVAKDAETALHPSCTTKMGPASDPMAVVDPNTMKVHGLDNVRVADASAMPYVTNGNIHAPVLMLAEKAADLILERKPLAPIHADFYRHGVDPADAGTN, encoded by the coding sequence ATGAGTGAAAGGTTTGACTATGTAATCATTGGCGGTGGAAGTGCAGGTTCTGTACTCGGTAACCGCCTAAGTGAAGACGGAACAAAGAGTGTTCTTATATTAGAAGCAGGTCGTAGTGACTATCCGTGGGATTTATTGATTCAAATGCCAGCAGCATTGCCGTTCCCATCTGGGAAAACCTTATACGACTGGAAATATGAATCTGACCCTGAACCTTATATGGGTGGTCGACGAATTAAGCATGCTCGTGGTAAGGTGCTTGGTGGTTCAAGTTCGATTAACGGCATGATTTATCAGCGAGGTAATCCAAAGGACTATGAACGCTGGGGAGCCGACCCAGGTATGGAAACGTGGGATTTTGCACACTGTCTTCCTTATTTTAAACGCTTGGAAAATGCTTTAGCAGCAGATCCAGATGATGAGCTTCGTGGTCACGATGGTCCTATCAAATTGGAACGCGGACCAGCAAAAAATCCTCTGTTCCAAGCCTTTTTTGATGCAGCTGTCCAAGCTGGATACAATCGAACACCTGATGTGAATGGTTATCGTCAAGAAGGGTTCGGACCATTTGATAAGCATGTGTACAAAGGTAGGAGGATGTCTGCTTCACGTGCCTATTTACATCCGTATAAGCACCGTAAGAATCTTACGATAAGAACACGTGCTTTCGTTACCAATATCGACATAAATGGTGACCGAGCAGAAGGTGTGACATATCGACGCAACGGGAAGATGCATCAAGTGAAAGCAGGTGAAGTAATCCTTGCCGGTGGTGCGATTAACACGCCACAACTACTTCAACTATCAGGTGTGGGTGATGCAGAACATTTACGTTCAGTTGGTGTTAAACCGAAAATTGATCTTCCTGGTGTTGGTGAAAACCTTCAGGATCACCTTGAAGTTTATATCCAACATGCTTGCCCGCAACCAGTATCTGAACAGCCTAACTTGAAGAAATGGCGGATGCCTTGGATCGGTTTGCAGTGGATATTTGGTCGTAAAGGTCCAGCAGCAACCAACCATTTTGAAGGCGGAGGGTTTGTCCGTTCGAATGATGATGTCGACTATCCAAATCTGATGTTCCATTTCCTTCCGGTAGCGGTAAGGTACGATGGACAAAAAGCAGAAACGGATCACGGATTCCAAGTACACGTTGGACCTATGTATTCTGATGCTCGAGGGTCATTAAAGATCCGTTCAAATGATCCTAAAGAGCATCCAAGTATGGTCTATAACTACCTTTCCACTGAACAGGATCGACGTGAGTGGGTTGAAGCTATACGAGTTTCTCGAGAAATTATATCTCAGCAAGCGATGGCACCTTATAATTCAGGAGAAATCTCCCCTGGTCCATCTGTTCAAACGGATGAAGATATTTTGGATTGGGTGGCGAAAGATGCGGAGACTGCACTTCACCCATCGTGCACGACAAAAATGGGGCCAGCTTCAGATCCTATGGCGGTCGTAGATCCGAATACGATGAAAGTCCATGGGCTCGACAATGTACGAGTTGCTGATGCATCAGCAATGCCTTACGTTACTAATGGTAATATCCATGCACCTGTATTGATGTTGGCGGAAAAAGCAGCGGACTTAATCCTTGAACGTAAGCCACTAGCGCCTATTCATGCCGACTTCTATCGTCATGGCGTGGATCCAGCCGATGCAGGCACTAATTAG
- a CDS encoding glycine betaine ABC transporter substrate-binding protein yields the protein MNKWKKELSIILLLLVVAVLTACGNTNDASNSEQTGEEESTTEVNGEEITIGQINWAENIAVTNMWKAILEEKGYNVKLNVLDMGVMMQALESGDLDAHLEIWLPVQDANYLEEYQDTVNFSEATWFDTAKVGLVVPEYLEEVNSIEDLNEHKELFDGQIVGFDAGAGTMDVTKELIDDYNLEFDLLASSEATMLVEIRESVENREPIVAPLWTPHWIFSKYDLKFLEDPQNKYGGVEKIHHAIREGFSEDYPNVSEWFNNWKMNDEQIGELIDYVENAEEPLDGAKEWIDENQELVDEWVE from the coding sequence ATGAACAAATGGAAAAAAGAGCTTAGTATTATTTTATTATTATTAGTGGTTGCAGTACTGACAGCTTGCGGAAACACTAACGATGCATCGAACAGTGAACAAACAGGAGAAGAAGAATCAACAACAGAAGTAAATGGTGAGGAAATAACGATTGGTCAAATTAATTGGGCTGAAAATATCGCCGTAACCAATATGTGGAAAGCAATTTTAGAAGAAAAAGGTTATAACGTCAAGTTAAACGTATTAGACATGGGTGTGATGATGCAAGCATTAGAAAGTGGTGATCTAGACGCTCATTTAGAAATTTGGTTACCGGTTCAAGATGCTAATTATCTGGAGGAATATCAAGATACAGTTAATTTCTCTGAAGCTACTTGGTTTGATACTGCTAAAGTTGGACTTGTTGTTCCAGAATATTTAGAAGAAGTAAATAGTATAGAAGACTTAAATGAACATAAAGAACTGTTTGATGGGCAAATTGTTGGTTTTGACGCGGGCGCAGGTACGATGGATGTTACGAAAGAATTAATTGATGATTATAATCTTGAATTTGATTTATTAGCAAGCTCTGAAGCTACAATGTTAGTTGAGATTAGAGAATCAGTAGAAAATAGAGAACCCATCGTGGCACCACTTTGGACCCCGCACTGGATATTCTCTAAATATGATTTAAAATTCCTAGAAGACCCACAAAACAAGTACGGTGGAGTAGAAAAAATTCACCATGCTATAAGAGAGGGATTCAGCGAAGATTATCCAAATGTTAGCGAATGGTTTAACAATTGGAAAATGAATGACGAACAAATTGGTGAACTAATTGACTATGTAGAAAATGCTGAAGAACCACTTGATGGAGCTAAAGAATGGATTGATGAGAATCAAGAATTGGTTGATGAATGGGTAGAATAA